TTGGAACATTTAGAAAACCTATGGAATGCCGTCCTTGCCCAAGCTGAACAGAAAATCTCGAAACCGAGCTTTGATACTTGGCTGAAATCAACAAAACTTCTTGCACATAGTGGCACAAAGGTGACGATTTCCGCGCCTAACTCTTTTGCCCGCGATTGGCTTGAACAATACTACATCCATATGATTACAGGAATACTAAACGAGTTAACAGGAGAGGATTTAGTCATTAATTTCGTGGTCCAGAAAGATCAGGCCGCTGATGACTTTGAATTACCGCCCCCAATTACTCAAGCAAAATCAAGTGAACACCATGACATTACCCCAGGTATGCTCAATCCAAAGTACACATTTGATACATTCGTTATTGGTTCCGGTAACCGTTTTGCCCATGCAGCGAGCTTAGCTGTAGCGGAAGCACCTGCAAAAGCTTACAACCCTTTCTTTATTTACGGGGGGGTAGGATTAGGCAAAACTCACTTAATGCACGCAATTGGACATTACGTAAAAGAACACAATCCGACAGCAAATGTCGTTTATTTATCATCTGAAAAGTTCACAAATGAGTTCATTAACTCAATTCGTGATAATAAGACAATCGATTTTCGAAATAAATACCGAAATGTTGATGTACTGCTAATAGATGATATTCAATTTTTGGCTGGTAAGGAATCGACACAAGAGGAATTCTTCCATACATTCAATACACTACATGAAGAATCAAAGCAGATTGTCATCTCAAGTGACCGTCCTCCAAAGGAAATACCAACTTTAGAAGATCGTTTGCGTTCGCGCTTTGAATGGGGACTGATTACTGATATTGCACCGCCTGATTTAGAAACGCGTATTGCGATTTTACGTAAAAAAGCAAAAGCAGATGGGCTCGATATTCCAAATGAAGTCATGCTTTATATTGCCAATCAGGTTGATACGAATATTCGTGAACTTGAAGGGGCGCTGATCCGCGTTGTCGCCTATTCATCTTTGGTAAATATGGATGTTTCGCCTGAACTTGCTGCCGAAGCTCTAAAAGATATTATGCCAAACTCAAAACCGCGCATGATTTCCATTTTGGATATTCAAACAGCAACCGGAGAGCATTTTAATATTCGACTGGAAGACTTTTCGGCAAAACGCCGTACAAAATCCATTGCTTTCCCAAGACAAGTTGCAATGTACTTATCTCGTGAATTGACCGACTTTTCTTTGCCGAAAATTGGCGAAGAATTTGGGGGTCGTGATCATACTACGGTAATCCATGCCCATGAAAAGATCTCTTCTTTACTTAAAACAGATCAGCAGCTTCAGCAGGATATTAAACAAATTCGTAGTATGTTAGGTAAATAAACTCTGTGTATAACTTTCTCCTTTCCGCACAAGTCTATACACAACTTATCAACATGTGGATAGTGCGCCCCATATGTGTAAAATAGGGGTTATCCACAAATTCACAGGCCCTATTACTATATCTATTAATATCTTTAAATAAATAATTAATTATATAAGAGAGGTAAACTAATGAAATTTACTATTTTGCGTGATCGTCTTTTAGCAGGTTTGAACGATGTAATGAAAGCTGTAAGTTCAAA
This genomic window from Solibacillus sp. FSL R5-0449 contains:
- the dnaA gene encoding chromosomal replication initiator protein DnaA, with translation MEHLENLWNAVLAQAEQKISKPSFDTWLKSTKLLAHSGTKVTISAPNSFARDWLEQYYIHMITGILNELTGEDLVINFVVQKDQAADDFELPPPITQAKSSEHHDITPGMLNPKYTFDTFVIGSGNRFAHAASLAVAEAPAKAYNPFFIYGGVGLGKTHLMHAIGHYVKEHNPTANVVYLSSEKFTNEFINSIRDNKTIDFRNKYRNVDVLLIDDIQFLAGKESTQEEFFHTFNTLHEESKQIVISSDRPPKEIPTLEDRLRSRFEWGLITDIAPPDLETRIAILRKKAKADGLDIPNEVMLYIANQVDTNIRELEGALIRVVAYSSLVNMDVSPELAAEALKDIMPNSKPRMISILDIQTATGEHFNIRLEDFSAKRRTKSIAFPRQVAMYLSRELTDFSLPKIGEEFGGRDHTTVIHAHEKISSLLKTDQQLQQDIKQIRSMLGK